The Trichoderma atroviride chromosome 5, complete sequence genome contains a region encoding:
- a CDS encoding uncharacterized protein (EggNog:ENOG41), with amino-acid sequence MAKSSRSSSKKFNNQRKAASIFGPAEAARQERLSAKLLELARQAKPEPAEMKIDDDADAQDKEEQAADDNSMDVDAKKPTRAAISKKRITKKRTKSSITFPKYSDRVAAKKKREAANKVKKA; translated from the exons atggcaaagagTTCTCGATCGAGCAGCAAAAAATTCAACAACCAGCGCAAAGCTGCGTCCATCTTTGGTCCAGCTGAGGCTGCGAGACAGGAGCGTCTCtccgccaagctgctggagctggctcGACAGGCCAAGCCCGAGCCCgccgagatgaagattgatG ACGACGCCGATGCACAGGATAAGGAAGAGCAGGCCGCAGACGACAACT CCATGGATGTCGACGCAAAGAAGCCCACACGGGCCGCCATCTCTAAGAAGCGCATCACCAAGAAGAGGACAAAATCCAGCATCACATTCCCCAAGTACAGCGACAGAGtggccgccaagaagaagagagaggccgccaacaaggtgaagaaggcttAA
- a CDS encoding uncharacterized protein (TransMembrane:6 (n7-18c30/31o449-469i481-498o504-521i570-587o593-614i643-663o)), translated as MVASRNGSLAASILLAAANILIPLSILVFATGFFPYKPFIPGLAEFEALEYGPPPKAPFDRLVFMVVDALRSDFVFSDASEFGYTQSLIRDGSAIPFTANARSPTVTMPRIKAITTGSIPSFVDLILNINEADTSSTLAAQDTWLSQLKAKDTGKLVMYGDDTWLKLFPDTFDRHDGTSSFFVADFTEVDNNVTRHINDELHKDDWNLMVLHYLGLDHIGHKSGPRSSHMPAKQREMDGIVHQLFDALETQRHLQSTLIVLCGDHGMNDAGNHGASSPGETSPALVFMSPKLKEISPKYSAPAQPKNEFDYYSTVEQSDIAPTLAALMRFPISKNNLGAFIPEFLPFWPRSSDKVQILIRNARQILNIVTAAFGSELFDAQSPVDPCASKSATDVSKLACEWRKINSEAAHQANANEVDKEWLSATSAWIREAQDLMSSMASNYDMSRLSLGQGLSVAAVVASIASLGVQGFRKAGHVLPLFLLAASYGPMMFASSYVEEEHHFWYWASTIWLAYLGAKQVQRSSRIFSAASHITALAALRLIRSWNQTGQKFAGEPDTVKTFLIPNPELLWVIITLTYVVVTLQTLQSLSSAGLPFILTTFVVPLLFSATLAFKLAFTAEDAPELVVGFAHRLLDILQGPSLIFRARIIFGLLAALFSFAVYRAKTGGPQTTQSAAHLTHHLITLLAMTQSRATNIPPLPPLHPHPPHPPIHHPLHRPNHNLVHPAPIRNLLRLRRLQRNLLRRPLQRIQRHQRLQRRRRRRPHPREQLGRAHILDVGYEFVVAEGVSPAWPGGCISLSSHLVDGLCGDERGVCHCGVHGAANALVHLDRVFAKVLVLHGVELGAAFVDQCGFWRLVILDRYLS; from the exons ATGGTGGCCTCACGAAATGGGTCGCTGGCGGCCTCAATCCTGCTCGCCGCAGCCAATATCTTAATACCTTTGTCTATTCTCGTCTTCGCCACTGGTTTCTTCCCGTATAAGCCGTTTATTCCCGGGCTGGCAGAGTTTGAGGCCCTCGAATACGGACCTCCGCCCAAGGCTCCCTTTGATAGACTCGTATTCATGGTAGTTGATGCGCTGCGGAG CGATTTTGTATTTTCTGACGCCTCTGAATTTGGATACACGCAGAG TCTCATCCGCGATGGGAGTGCCATTCCCTTTACTGCCAATGCTCGGTCTCCCACCGTGACGATGCCCAGAATCAAGGCCATAACGACAGGGTCTATTCCTTCATTCGTGGACTTGATTCTCAACATCAACGAGGCAGACACCTCGTCCACGCTGGCTGCGCAGGATACGTGGCTCTCCCAACTCAAGGCAAAAGACACGGGCAAGCTGGTCATGTACGGTGACGATACGTGGCTTAAATTATTCCCCGATACGTTTGATCGTCATGATGGCACTTCAAGCTTCTTTGTTGCA GACTTTACAGAAGTCGACAATAATGTCACAAGGCATATCAATGATGAGCTTCATAAAGATGACTGGAACCTCATGGTACTTCACTATCTCGGCCTCGACCACATTGGCCATAAATCAGGACCTCGCAGCAGCCACATGCCAGCCAAGCAGCGTGAAATGGACGGCATCGTCCACCAACTGTTTGATGCGTTGGAAACGCAGCGCCACCTCCAATCAACTCTAATCGTCCTCTGCGGTGACCACGGCATGAACGACGCAGGAAATCACGGCGCCTCATCCCCAGGAGAAACATCACCCGCTTTAGTATTCATGTCACCAAAACTCAAGGAGATTTCGCCTAAATACTCTGCCCCCGCACAACCCAAGAACGAATTCGATTATTACTCCACGGTAGAGCAGTCTGATATCGCGCCCACGCTCGCTGCTCTCATGAGATTTCCCATTTCAAAAAACAACCTCGGGGCATTCATCCCGGAATTCTTGCCCTTTTGGCCGCGTTCCAGCGACAAGGTGCAGATCCTCATTCGCAACGCCAGACAAATCCTCAACATTGTCACCGCGGCGTTTGGGAGCGAACTCTTTGACGCCCAATCACCTGTCGACCCCTGTGCTTCCAAATCCGCAACAGACGTCAGCAAACTAGCTTGTGAATGGCGCAAAATCAACTCGGAAGCAGCTCACCAGGCCAATGCCAATGAGGTTGATAAAGAATGGCTCTCGGCTACGTCTGCCTGGATTCGTGAGGCTCAAGATCTCATGAGCAGCATGGCGTCAAACTACGACATGTCGAGGCTATCGCTTGGCCAGGGCCTTTCAGTTGCTGCCGTGGTTGCTAGTATAGCCAGCTTGGGAGTACAGGGCTTCAGGAAGGCGGGACATGTGCTTCCGCTCTTTTTACTCGCAGCGTCCTATGGCCCTATGATGTTTGCTAGTAGTTATGTTGAAGAGGAACACCATTTCTGGTACTGGGCATCCACCATCTGGCTGGCCTATCTCGGCGCCAAACAAGTCCAACG GTCCTCGCGCATCTTCTCAGCAGCAAGCCACATAAccgccctcgccgccctcAGACTCATCCGAAGCTGGAACCAAACCGGCCAGAAATTCGCCGGCGAGCCAGACACCGTCAAGACCTTTCTCATTCCCAACCCCGAGCTGCTATGGGTCATCATCACTCTGACTTACGTCGTGGTCACTTTGCAAACTCTGCAGAGCTTGTCGTCGGCTGGCTTGCCCTTCATCTTGACGACTTTTGTAGTGCCGCTCTTGTTTTCGGCTACTCTTGCCTTTAAACTGGCCTTCACTGCGGAAGATGCCCCTGAGTTGGTTGTTGGGTTTGCACACAGGCTCCTCGATATCCTCCAGGGCCCATCCCTCATCTTCAGAGCGAGGATCATCTTTGGATTACTCGCAGCCTTGTTCAGCTTTGCCGTATACCGAGCAAAAACCGGAGGACCCCAAACAACTCAATCAGCCG CTCATCTAACGCACCACCTCATCACCCTCCTCGCAATGACCCAATCCCGCGCCACAAACAtcccccctcttcctcctctccaccCTCATCCTCCGCACCCTCCAATCCACCACCCTCTCCATCGCCCAAATCACAACCTCGTCCATCCTGCTCCAATACGCaaccttcttcgcctccggCGGCTCCAACGCAATCTCCTCCGTCGACCTCTCCAGCGCATACAACGGCATCAGCGGCTTCaacgtcgtcgccgtcggcgtCCTCACCCTCGTGAGCAACTGGGCAGGGCCCATATTCTGGACGTCGGCTACGAATTTGTTGTTGCTGAGGGAGTATCGCCTGCGTGGCCGGGCGGATGCATTTCGCTATCATCTCATCTTGTTGACGGCCTTTGCGGCGATGAGCGTGGCGTTTGTCATTGCGGCGTGCACGGCGCTGCGAACGCACTTGTTCATCTGGACCGTGTTTTCGCCAAAGTACTTGTACTGCATGGCGTGGAGCTTGGGGCAGCATTTGTTGATCAATGTGGCTTTTGGCGGCTTGTTATTCTGGATAGGTACTTGAGCTGA